The Spodoptera frugiperda isolate SF20-4 chromosome 8, AGI-APGP_CSIRO_Sfru_2.0, whole genome shotgun sequence DNA segment CCAGGAATTGAGGGATTTTTGACCTAATCTTTTCTCAAATAGGGCGCCCTCTACTATTCTTATGcatatttggaacaggggtagattagtATGGAATAacacttttatcccacggcaacAAGGGATTacagaaagtaaataaatacaaagatatatgatatttatttcttttatttatgattagCATTTTAACCATaaacgtaaaatataaaatatcagtttatataaaataaaaactgccaAAACCCAATcacctattttaaaatattacgtgaAAATCGTaattttatagcaaagaaatcaAAAGGTGGCCTTTTGAGCAACAGtaacaagataataaaaaaaacaaatggaagatatttatttactgtagatTTTGCTTTTTGGCAATGTTTAGCATCTAATAGACACCTTTTAATTTGAGTTAATCGtgccataatattatgtaatattgcATACTTATTGTAAATGGCAAAGAATGTTTAGAATCAATTACATTCTCAACTTTTCATTTTTTACTACATTAGTGAACAGTACCCACAGTTGTAAAAGTCCACCCGTATAATATTTAACAGTGCAAAGCACAAAAACACTTaatcttaaatataaaatttagcTTATATCacttaacattataaaaatatatatttcttagATAGCTTTTCAAATATGTTCAGAtactattttacattttttttcagaaaATAGGTAAATGCCAtttccataattataatattatcactTAAACACATTGAAACAGCGAGCTATCCCAAACCATACACGCGCTGCGGGCTTAGGGAAAGAGGAAAGGGtggataaattaaaaaaaggaagcAGACATTTTTCCTTGTAGACACATAATCTAAAACTTCCTCTCAAACCGTAATTTTATctgataaaattacaaaaattcgTCATTATTTAAGGCCaccaaaatgaaaatataattttcataatttatatctaggaacattaaattaaaactatagttAACTATAAAATCCATAACATTTACCACTCCAATATGATTTAaaagtacaaacaaaataaacagactttagttaaaaaatataacactgaCCACAAACATGAAACAGATTTGATCCTTGGAAATAAAGCACTTTAGATTAAAACAATACATCAGGTACATCCACTGACCATTGCACAAGATATTCTTAAATATTTTGGACCTTACATGTACATTTCCTATATaacatttctaaaatattagCTATGTAGTACATGCTAGCCattgtattacaaaacattaaaaaaaatacatatattggtCTTGTTCGCAACTGTTGGATAGAAATGTTTGCCCAATAGCAACAATAAtttgatataatataaaattatgcttacacaattaaaatttttaaacattattaagtaGTTACACATCTTTACCTAGATCATACaaagtatgtacatattttatcatattAGTAGAATAATTTTATCAGGTTAGTTTCAAGTTCAATAGACGCTTTTGCCCATAGTACCGTTAGCATTGATCTTGATGGAATAATgaaagtatgtataaaataaaagtatggaGTACAGGTACAAAGACCTTACTATATCTCGTTGGCATCATCGTCACTCACTTGTTTCAGTATATGTTTAACGATTTGATCAATGGTGTGTGTGCCCAGCATGCGAGCTATGTTTTTGTCTTCTATAACGTACAAGAACAAATGCTTGGAGTTCTCGCGCAAACGTTGTACACGTGTCCACTTGTCACGGTCTGCGGGCTTGGCGCCACACTGCTCGATCACTTTTTCCAATACctgtaataaaatacaagacATAAAACTCGTATCTACACTATATAAACAATGAAGTGCTAaacagttatatttatttaaatacacataccACATCTACGCTTTCGTCCGGCCACCCAAACAGATTGAGTGTTTCCTTATCAATAAGTTTGGAAAGCAGTTTTCTCAAATTCTCGGTAAGCTCTTCTTCTGACAGCAGGGGCGAGTTCACTTTCTGTaatgaaaatgtgtttattataaacAGCTGATAGCTGACATTCTGATCCTATATGAttaatgtaacatttcaatggactaataATTCAAttctatacttatttatagatTTCTTGTTGTCTCCTCTGAAGAAATCAAAGAGCAAATTCGTCCAAAATTACTATTGATTATGCAACAACAACATGCAACACTGGAACTGTCAGTTTACTGCACTGAATTAAGTCCAACTTTATATAAACTTTAGTTCTGTAGTGCAATGACAGAAATACCTTTGGTTCGTTGTTAGGTACTTCTTTACTGGCACGATTTTCGTCCTCTTGCATACCACCGTAGAGCACATCAGATCCGCTGTAACCTTGCAGGATTCGATCCGACTCCACATCTAACAAGTTAAGGATTGCATCTAATTCAGACTTCTTCACTCTTTCTACTGTGCTATCAGCACCCTGgaaaaatgacaataaattaaactcTCGAATTATGATTTGATCGTGGAATCGACAAGAAGAAGAGcaatatatgaatattataattagtcGAGAATGTAATGGTACTCACGAGCACTTGTCGTACATGCAGCAGGTGGCCGCGGAAGATGGCGTCGTGGTTCTTGCGCACGTGTCGCAGGAGCTGCGCGCCGCGCACGTAGGCGCGCGCCGACACGCAGTACATGCAGCGCCGCGGCTTGTCCAACGTGTGCGTCTCCAGGTGCCGGCGCAGGTTCATGTCCGAGTGGAACTTCTTACCGCAAACCTCGCAGCTGTGCGCTGTGtcacaatattattttgcataaacgatatttttattacattttttttatattactattcattatcatcatcgtcAACTATTTGTGGCAatcaattataaaatgtatattttatcatatactTACGTTTATCCTCGACATGTGTTTTCAAGTGATGGTTCAGGCCCGTTTCAGTGGAGAAAGCTTTGGTGTAATAAGGACATGTCTTTACGGGGCAATGCAACTTATCTAATCCCATATGTTCTCTCATGTGAACCAGTAACCTATAAACAAGTGAAATTTAGAAGTGTAAAATTgagttacaatataaattaattcatttggaCAGCAATTTAATTTGGTGATAAGTTTAttgcgtgtcagactctttatttataaacttagtAACAACAACAAGATCGAAGACATTCAATACTTAACCTTTAAGTACCGACGCGTGGTCTGACAGACACCTTGATGCTTACGAAAATCTAGGTACATATGTTAGAGTGGACTTATCACCCTGTGAGTCTGTCTACCCCTTAGTTAGTCGCCCAGGAGCGTTCATGGAAAATAGCTGCATCAGCGTTCGTCATTTCGGTGAGTTATGCCTTACTGAAAATTTCGAGTGGTCTGACAGACCACTCGTCTGTacttatgtaactttttttgaATAGGACTTTTAcccaattttaaagtttttttcttttaattccagTCAGGTACAAATATGacctatacaaatatatttataagtcaaGTCAAGTACTTCGAGCTTGAAACGGGCAAGTATCAGGGCAAGTAAAAGTGTTTCTCtcaaatagataatttataaaacaccctccaaaataaaacctatgattttttttacaagaatggCATTTGTCCATCAAAACTGAAGGGCAAGACTGCGTACAAATTTGACACTTGTAAGAAGCATGTATGCCTATAGTGCAGCAAACCTGTCTGCAAAGCGTATTTGTGAAGGTAGCTGGTTACCTCCTATTTGGTGTCTTGCGATTTCCACGATATTTGTTGATTATGTGTaaagtataatgtttttttgtttatatgatTATTcatctttaagaaaaaaagactttcagaaaatatatattgtttgttGAATCATAGTAGTCAACAAgataaaagtaacttttttcgTTCAAAAAATGTGCgcctgcaatatttttttttaatattagtaatgaatggttatactttactttttgtttaatatatataataactaaatacatatacaacacataaacaaatatatttatatgatatattaataaacatcaaagattttcataataaaagtCTGGGGTCTGGCAGACCTCACGTCGGTACTTATGTAACTGAAATTGGACGTCGGTACTAGAAGGTTAAGTAAATCAGTCAATGCAGCAGTGAGTACGAACAAACATTACATGACAAAGCTCATTTAAAACAGCAGCTGCATGAGgccaataatcaaattaaacaaCTTGAAACGATTAACCATAACATCACGGCCAGTCTGAATAACAGTCTCTTCAGCGAGTTGGTGTCAGCCCGTGCTTCTCAATCACAACATATAGACTTGAATCCATTGACTATAGACTTAACTTGTGAAAGTGATTCATGTCATTCCTCAAGAACTCTTTGTTAcagtaacaaaaaactaaagaagtatattaaaataaacaaattcataaCAAAGACTAACAGATTGGTGAAAAGACAAAagctttccataaaaaaaaaattaaacaaagaacgGTTCCGGCTTTTAaatcaactaaatatttattttaacaaattaaatcaaaggaATAGGAAATATGAAACTGACACACAGAACTTACAACTGGAAATAGACCACTTAACAGCCAAGTTGCACACAATGACCAACAAATATAGTGCATCAGAAAAACAAATGAGGGAATACATGTTGGCTATGGATGAGTTAGTGCGGTCACAGTCACAGGAAAACCCATGTGAAAAATGTGATTCTAGTAATGTACTGCCTGCTTGTACTGTGCCAACGTGTGATACCACCTTGCCTCATGGTGCCAGTTTAGTGTTTCCTACCCAATATaacagtaataatagttgtaataataGCGTTGTAATCTTCAGTGATGAGATTGGAAAGAACTTAGGTTCTTTATTGACAAATAGTTACCCAGGACAAACATATCTAAATAActgatgtatactcactttgcTCTGGAGGGGAAAGGAGTACTACACTTGGTGCATTGGTTGCCTGCGTGGATCTCGAGATGGCGCTGCAGTTGCGCCTTCTGGATGTAGGACTTGGGGCACTGCTCGCACTTGTAGGGCTTCTCCGATACATGCGTCAGCACGTGGCGCCGCATCACCTCGATCGTGTACGTGCTGTACCCGCACTGCAACCACACACCCACATCTACACACACATCCCTCCATACCACTCTCCTGTGCACTTAACCACTGATTCACTTACCAATTAACTTCTAATACCATGAGAGCAGCAAACAAACAAGTACAGATATTAATACACACATTATTTCCAAGGAATCAACTGTAGAATTTTAGTTCTTAATAATATCAAACAGACATAGACTGCTAGAATGGTGTGGGAAAAAGTAACACGTAAATATATTGcgacaaagaaaataaattagtgattatatgttgattttaaaatagttacataatattatgtaaatgaaaattACCACATCACAAGCATATTTCTTTTCTCCATGTATTTCAAGGTGTTTGGTCATAGCTGCTCGGGAGCTGGTCCATTTGTTGCAAGTGTTGCATTGGAACTGCCCAGGTGTATCTGGGGGAAGAAttcaattatatattattagcGTATAATAACAATTGGGAAATAAACATATGTTGCTCTTGGCTTTgcctaaaattttatttaatttcttaagtTACATGTTTCACTGAGTGAGCATGTTACTTATACTGACAGCATGAGATATACACACTCAGGGGccgttcaagtattacgtaagcagatttattgcaattatttaccCCCCATCCCCCTTGTCAGCAAAAGTAAGCAAAGCTCTTACCCCTCCCCCCATGCTTACGTaaacatttgtcaattaatgtattgtttttttaattttataatgttataattataatttgaaaaataagaaaatagatttaggatagagattatattttactgaaacggtattcaacatagagtaaaggacaaaaatattatatcttactaacataacaaacttattttaaatttttggtacatatattaaattcaaattaacagtcTTCAGTCCATGAAACCCGAATCCATGATTCTAAGTTTTCGATGACATTGGATTGCTTCGATTGCTGCTCAGTGTTGTGAGTCTGCTCGCTTTCATCCGATTTTGGAATGTCTACGTCATTCTCATCGAGCCATTCAACATCATGGTGctctaaattttgaataatgcacATCAGTTCATTAGCACGACGAGCAGCGACTCTTACAGGTCTAACTTTCCTATCAGTGTGCGTGTTTACTTTCTTATGGATCTTTTCGATGTGACGATTTAGTGACTTGACGGAAGCATGATAAAGACCACACGTTTTGCATGTTCGACTTGATAGCCTCAATTGTACCGTCGGACAAAAATAATCGTATGGCATTTGCAGGAAATCTTTGAGTGAAGCACTTAAGCGTAGAGCTAAATTGACTGGAAGATTAAGAAATTGCCCTCCTTCATCTAAAACCAAGtcatcaactgtttgttttacttttacaggtGGTGGAAGAAACCTGTTGTCTAGTAATCTAAATAGTCCACTTCTTGGACGACAGCATtctgtatttctacattttacaatttggagCAAGTATTGGCTTTCACGCACATGTTCTGAATACCATTTAATGTCTGGAAAATCAGGAAGATCTTGTTCACCTGCCCcaacatattttgcattaacattATAGCCATCAATTTCCATTGAACTCCATACTTCAGCTAATACTTTTCCTGCAAATTCGAAATTAGATCTTTCTAAATGTTCATCAATTGTAACGCCACGTTCATCCAAATGAGACCCAAAATGGTCATGAGGCAATATTAAACCAGCCAGTTCCCGACTAAGAGGAGCCATTCTGCGCTCTACTCTGTTATACGCACTTCTTCCGGGAGCATTGGTAGCTAAAAACAATGCATCGAGATCATGTCGCTTAAAGTGTTGTATAGCAAACCCTATGACTTTTTGATAACGCGGATTTTCATCTGGCCCTCCATCAACCGTCATGATTACCA contains these protein-coding regions:
- the LOC118275897 gene encoding zinc finger protein 260, encoding MPPKRKAGRPPGSKNKKGRKTCKKIAVKKKPVLIIRVEKEEVERSLNGDECSTNDENLCGVCRKVFNSKAELETHHIRCRALEIVSDYFPKAAYTCNECPKKFRFKKSFIEHCKNEHSKSPKRVACSHCNVYCPDTKTLDEHVAKVHERDIFECPTCKRQFVRRSHVLRHMAQTGCDGQGVAEYSCEICNATFTRKDNLMVHIRLQHIVRNVYKCKSCQYDTKNFSKLIAHWHTNHSDTPGQFQCNTCNKWTSSRAAMTKHLEIHGEKKYACDVCGYSTYTIEVMRRHVLTHVSEKPYKCEQCPKSYIQKAQLQRHLEIHAGNQCTKCSTPFPSRAKLLVHMREHMGLDKLHCPVKTCPYYTKAFSTETGLNHHLKTHVEDKPHSCEVCGKKFHSDMNLRRHLETHTLDKPRRCMYCVSARAYVRGAQLLRHVRKNHDAIFRGHLLHVRQVLGADSTVERVKKSELDAILNLLDVESDRILQGYSGSDVLYGGMQEDENRASKEVPNNEPKKVNSPLLSEEELTENLRKLLSKLIDKETLNLFGWPDESVDVVLEKVIEQCGAKPADRDKWTRVQRLRENSKHLFLYVIEDKNIARMLGTHTIDQIVKHILKQVSDDDANEI